One part of the Mya arenaria isolate MELC-2E11 chromosome 3, ASM2691426v1 genome encodes these proteins:
- the LOC128228642 gene encoding uncharacterized protein LOC128228642: MDAPICRVCHKSKDMDAPICRVCNKSKDMDAPICRVCHKSKDMDVSICRVCHKSKDMDAPLCRVCHKSKDMDAPICRVCHKSKDMDVSICRVCHKSKDMDASICRVCHKSKDMDAPLCRVCHKSKDMDAPLCRVCHKSKDMDAPLCRVCHKSKDMDAPICRVCHKSKDMDVSICRVCHKSKDMDAPICRVCHKSKDMDASICRVCHKSKDMDAPICRVCHKSKDMDAPICRVCHKSKDMDASICRVCHKSKDMDASICRVCHKSKDMDAPICRVCHKSKDMDASICRVCHKSKDMDAPICRVCHKSKDMDASICRVCHKSKDMDASICRVCHKSKDMDVSICRVCHKSKDMDAPICRVCHKSKDMDAPIFRVCHKSKDMDASICRVCHKSKDMDASICRVCHKGQDRDAPLCRVCHKSKDMDAPLCRVCHKSKDMDASICRVCHKSKDMDAPLCRICHKSKDMDASICRVCHKSKDMDASICRVCHKGQDMDAPLCRVCHKSKDMDAPVCRICHKSKYMCIIMSSTKCSGK, translated from the coding sequence atgGATGCTCCCATATGCCGCGTTTGTCACAAAAGCAAGGACATGGATGCTCCCATATGCCGCGTTTGTAACAAAAGCAAGGACATGGATGCTCCCATATGCCGCGTTTGTCACAAAAGCAAGGACATGGATGTCTCTATATGCCGCGTTTGTCACAAAAGCAAGGACATGGATGCACCGCTATGCCGCGTTTGTCACAAAAGCAAGGACATGGATGCTCCCATATGCCGCGTTTGTCACAAAAGCAAGGACATGGATGTCTCTATATGCCGCGTTTGTCACAAAAGCAAGGACATGGATGCATCCATATGCCGCGTTTGTCACAAAAGCAAGGACATGGATGCACCGCTATGCCGCGTTTGTCACAAAAGCAAGGACATGGATGCACCGCTATGCCGCGTTTGTCACAAAAGCAAGGACATGGATGCACCGCTATGCCGCGTTTGTCACAAAAGCAAGGACATGGATGCTCCCATATGCCGCGTTTGTCACAAAAGCAAGGACATGGATGTCTCTATATGCCGCGTTTGTCACAAAAGCAAGGACATGGATGCACCCATATGCCGCGTTTGTCACAAAAGCAAGGACATGGATGCATCCATATGCCGCGTTTGTCACAAAAGCAAGGACATGGATGCACCCATATGCCGCGTTTGTCACAAAAGCAAGGACATGGATGCTCCCATATGCCGCGTTTGTCACAAAAGCAAGGACATGGATGCATCCATATGCCGCGTTTGTCACAAAAGCAAGGACATGGATGCATCCATATGCCGCGTTTGTCACAAAAGCAAGGACATGGATGCTCCCATATGCCGCGTTTGTCACAAAAGCAAGGACATGGATGCATCCATATGCCGCGTTTGTCACAAAAGCAAGGACATGGATGCTCCCATATGCCGCGTTTGTCACAAAAGCAAGGACATGGATGCATCCATATGCCGCGTTTGTCACAAAAGCAAGGACATGGATGCATCCATATGCCGCGTTTGTCACAAAAGCAAGGACATGGATGTCTCTATATGCCGCGTTTGTCACAAAAGCAAGGACATGGATGCTCCCATATGCCGCGTTTGTCACAAAAGCAAGGACATGGATGCTCCCATATTCCGCGTTTGTCACAAAAGCAAGGACATGGATGCATCCATATGCCGCGTTTGTCACAAAAGCAAGGACATGGATGCATCCATATGCCGCGTTTGTCACAAAGGCCAGGACAGGGATGCACCGCTATGCCGCGTTTGTCACAAAAGCAAGGACATGGATGCACCGCTATGCCGCGTTTGTCACAAAAGCAAGGACATGGATGCGTCCATATGCCGCGTTTGTCACAAAAGCAAGGACATGGATGCACCGCTATGCCGCATTTGTCACAAAAGCAAGGACATGGATGCATCCATATGCCGCGTTTGTCACAAAAGCAAGGACATGGATGCATCCATATGCCGCGTTTGTCACAAAGGCCAGGACATGGATGCACCGTTATGCCGCGTTTGTCACAAAAGCAAGGACATGGATGCCCCCGTATGCCGCATTTGTCACAAAAGCAAGTACATGTGCATCATTATGAGTTCCACAAAATGCAGTGGGAAATAA
- the LOC128227429 gene encoding protein FAM114A2-like, which produces MSDSEEEFASADEGDMEAKSGAASKQSHVKETVNQTEKAGVEKDTVKTKSSKKGSEKTHTKHNQDTASKSPEGEGPLQKTKSQSKPTSGGKGKKGKQKSKGKVQKQEKETSDETDPTQASANVEKEDEGASSISKATNLSDVNSEKKDSSDGKIELNNSQVIDSEGATSCVFESDSNTDSTSAITHEKPAGTQLSEKLVSEETLVGEGASKKELTAEELEEKANMIKSPSSQSISRPPPDHTDKEEAVLQKLAGAAAEKKGGWGWGWGSSLLEVASSSVSTFTKEVGEGLHTMMETVESTLNVPDPEELVRGKKEGGDADTSEKGKQDTETSEKTISKENEKPKEVTQSDNQSEKAENQSPEAEADNQSAESSNQSTKTRNQNKSEEAEGWFSSWGVSNISKMVENTSKNLVTGSLDVLENIGKKTFDAINERDPGLKKTRHFLLDRGDKPNLSASLREAKEQEEVRAQHEKESEEARKAHFGSLFDEFQGLAHLEALEMLSNQCEKSVNALLGSLSPDTLGSIKPTLVQVRANCEVGEDEEEDVEEQDFEVLVKGYVRDLKIGATPDKLIKAHIRILEEWENLNSLAKPDAKELHRAAISGLAEFTSKSIEQFHKAGELILLDRRELSDFVVASETLQRLTKVLCAEVGILSSRFTETLNKQEKTDEIKISHLVTNIYLEASNSSSYIQDGFQLLLPVLQQATIESSQEQDS; this is translated from the exons ATGTCAGATTCAGAAGAGGAGTTTGCCAGTGCAGATGAGGGAGATATGGAAGCCAAATCTGGCGCTG CATCCAAACAAAGTCATGTCAAAGAAACTGTTAACCAGACTGAAAAAGCAGGAGTTGAGAAGGACACTGTAAAGACTAAATCTTCCAAGAAAGGGTCAGAAAAGACTCATACAAAGCACAACCAGGACACTGCCAGTAAAAGCCCTGAGGGTGAAGGGCCTTTACAGAAAACAAAATCTCAGAGCAAACCAACCAGTGGAGGAAAAGGAAAAAAGGGGAAACAGAAGAGTAAGGGAAAGGTACAGAAGCAAGAAAAGGAGACCAGTGATGAAACTGATCCAACTCAAGCAAGTGCTAATGTTGAAAAGGAAGATGAAGGTGCCAGTTCAATTTCAAAGGCCACAAATCTTTCTGATGTGAACTCAGAGAAAAAAGACTCGTCTGATGGTAAAATAGAGCTAAATAACTCTCAGGTGATAGACTCAGAGGGGGCAACTTCATGTGTGTTCGAATCTGACTCCAATACAGACTCAACAAGTGCAATAACTCATGAAAAACCAGCAGGAACTCAGCTGTCAGAAAAACTTGTAAGTGAAGAAACACTTGTAGGTGAAGGTGCTTCAAAGAAAGAATTAACAGCAGAAGAATTGGAAGAGAAGGCAAACATGATAAAGTCACCGTCCTCCCAGAGTATATCTCGGCCACCACCAGATCATACTGACAAAGAAGAGGCAGTGTTACAGAAATTGGCTGGGGCAGCTGCAGAGAAAAAG GGAGGCTGGGGCTGGGGCTGGGGCTCTTCCCTCTTGGAGGTGGCATCTTCATCTGTTTCTACATTCACCAAGGAAGTTG GAGAGGGTCTTCACACAATGATGGAAACAGTGGAATCCACCCTGAATGTTCCTGACCCAGAGGAACTGGTTAGAGGGAAGAAAGAGGGCGGGGACGCTGACACAAGTGAAAAAGGAAAACAGGATACAG aaACATCAGAAAAAACAATATCCAAAGAAAATGAGAAGCCAAAAGAAGTGACACAGTCTGATAACCAGTCAGAGAAAGCTGAGAACCAGTCTCCTGAAGCAGAAGCAGATAACCAGTCTGCTGAATCCAGCAACCAGTCAACAAAAACTAGGAACCAGAATAAATCAGAAGAAGCTGAAGGCTGGTTCTCGTCTTGGGGCGTGTCTAATATCTCCAAAATGGTGGAGAATACG AGCAAGAACCTGGTAACAGGCAGTCTGGACGTGTTGGAAAATATCGGAAAGAAAACATTTGATGCCATCAATGAGCGAGACCCAGGCCTTAAGAAGACACGTCACTTCCTGTTGGACAGGGGAGATAAACCAAACCTGTCAGCGTCATTGCGTGAAGCAAAAGAACAGGAGGAAGTGCGAGCACAGCACGAGAAGGAGTCTGAGGAGGCAAGGAAGGCACACTTTGGGTCGTTGTTTGATGAGTTCCAGG GGTTAGCCCACCTTGAAGCTCTAGAAATGTTGTCCAATCAGTGTGAGAAGTCTGTGAATGCCCTACTTGGGTCTCTATCGCCTGACACCCTCGGGTCCATAAAGCCCACACTGGTCCAGGTGCGGGCAAATTGTGAGGTTGGGGAGGACGAGGAGGAAGACGTGGAAGAGCAAGACTTTGAGGTCCTTGTGAAGGGTTATGTTAGGGACCTTAAAATAGGGGCCACACCAGATAAACTCATAAAG GCACACATAAGAATTCTTGAAGAATGGGAAAACCTCAACTCACTGGCTAAACCTGATGCTAAG GAGCTCCACAGAGCTGCTATCAGTGGACTGGCAGAGTTTACCTCGAAGAGCATAGAGCAGTTTCACAAGGCAGGGGAGCTTATACTGCTGGACCGCAGAGAGTTGTCTGACTTTGTTGTGGCCAGTGAGACATTGCAGCGGCTTACCAAGGTCCTGTGTGCTGAAGTGGGCATTCTCTCTTCTAGATTTACAGAGACATTGAATAAACAG GAGAAGACAGATGAAATAAAGATCAGTCACCTTGTTACAAATATCTACTTAGAG GCTAGTAACAGCAGCTCGTACATCCAGGATGGTTTCCAGCTGTTGTTACCAGTGTTACAACAGGCCACCATAGAGTCAAGCCAGGAACAAGACAGTTGA